A portion of the Paucilactobacillus hokkaidonensis JCM 18461 genome contains these proteins:
- the alaS gene encoding alanine--tRNA ligase, translating into MKTLKQLSSSEVRQMFLEFFKEHGHKIEPSAPLVPVDDPTLLWINSGVATMKKYFDGSVVPDNPRLTSSQKSIRTNDIENVGKTARHHTLFEMLGNFSVGDYFKKEVIPWAWELLTSDQWFGFEADKLYITVYPKDKETREIWEQIGIDPSHIIEDEDNFWDIGQGPSGPDSEIFYDRGQEMNNLPEDDPESYPGGENERYLEIWNIVFSQFNHTPEDTYEPLPHKNIDTGMGLERVVSIFQHAKTNFETDLFLPLIEQTETLSDNKKYGDNVLDDISFKVIADHIRAITFAIGDGALPSNVGRGYVIRRLIRRVVVNGKKLGIDEPFLFKMVTTVGRIMESHYPEVLKNADYIASVIKSEEKRFNATLNDGLALLNAVIAETKQANQTQMSGKSAFKLYDTYGFPVELTREYAADEGLTVDEAGFKDEMQQQQNRARNARNTDKSMGVQSDLWTDFKETSEYVGYDELKINDAKVLAIAQKQTIVDVARPNDGVAEVIFAQTPFYAEMGGQVADTGLVIDNHGETIGTVVDVQHAPNGQNLHSIKLTSTLKKGARYQLIVDRSRHLKIEKNHTATHILDQALRNILGGHTQQAGSLVEANYLRFDFNHFGSVTKDDLNKVEQMVNEQIWREIPIKTVETDLESAKDMGAIALFSEKYGDVVRVVKIGDFNTEFCGGDHVKNTNEIGLFKIVSEAGVGAGVRRIEAVTASDAYQLLNQREELLTQTAAILKAPQIKEVPHKVEGLQDELKQLQRQNDSLQAKIAAQQAQDVFSNVQKTSKGTLIAEQVQVAGMDQMRQLADSWRAKQLSDVLVLATANDDKVNMLVAVSDDKIKAGVKAGDIIKAIAPAVGGGGGGRPNLAQAGGKKPAGIGQALKLAGQFLNE; encoded by the coding sequence ATGAAGACGTTAAAGCAATTATCAAGTAGTGAAGTGCGCCAAATGTTTCTAGAATTTTTTAAAGAACATGGTCATAAAATAGAACCGAGCGCACCACTTGTGCCGGTCGATGATCCAACACTACTTTGGATTAATTCTGGGGTAGCAACGATGAAGAAATATTTTGACGGATCGGTGGTGCCAGATAATCCAAGGCTGACCAGTTCACAGAAAAGTATTCGAACAAACGATATTGAAAATGTTGGTAAGACTGCTCGCCATCATACACTATTTGAAATGTTGGGTAACTTCTCAGTTGGTGATTATTTTAAAAAAGAAGTCATTCCCTGGGCTTGGGAGCTATTAACTTCCGATCAATGGTTTGGCTTTGAGGCCGATAAGCTGTATATCACAGTCTATCCTAAAGATAAAGAAACACGCGAAATTTGGGAGCAAATTGGAATTGATCCCAGTCATATTATTGAAGATGAAGATAACTTCTGGGATATTGGTCAAGGGCCTTCCGGACCTGATTCTGAAATTTTTTATGATCGTGGCCAGGAAATGAATAATTTGCCAGAGGACGATCCTGAAAGTTATCCGGGTGGTGAAAATGAACGGTATCTTGAAATTTGGAATATTGTTTTCTCACAATTTAATCACACACCAGAAGATACTTATGAACCATTACCCCATAAGAATATTGATACGGGAATGGGATTAGAACGTGTTGTTTCTATTTTTCAACACGCTAAAACCAATTTTGAAACGGATTTATTTTTACCATTAATCGAACAGACAGAAACATTAAGTGATAATAAAAAATATGGTGACAATGTACTAGATGACATATCGTTTAAAGTGATTGCGGACCATATCCGTGCGATTACGTTTGCAATTGGGGATGGCGCATTACCGTCTAATGTCGGTCGTGGATATGTTATTCGACGACTGATTCGCAGGGTAGTTGTTAATGGGAAAAAATTAGGTATTGATGAACCATTTTTATTCAAGATGGTTACTACGGTTGGACGGATCATGGAATCACATTATCCGGAAGTATTAAAGAATGCCGATTATATTGCTTCGGTGATTAAATCTGAAGAAAAACGGTTTAATGCTACACTGAACGATGGATTGGCACTATTGAATGCAGTCATAGCAGAAACCAAGCAAGCCAATCAAACACAAATGTCTGGTAAGTCAGCCTTCAAATTATATGATACGTACGGCTTTCCAGTTGAACTGACCCGCGAGTATGCAGCCGATGAGGGCTTAACAGTTGATGAAGCTGGGTTTAAAGATGAAATGCAGCAACAGCAAAATCGGGCTCGCAATGCTCGTAATACCGATAAATCAATGGGTGTTCAAAGTGATTTATGGACTGATTTTAAAGAAACCAGTGAGTACGTTGGTTATGATGAGTTAAAAATTAATGATGCTAAAGTATTGGCGATTGCACAAAAACAAACGATAGTTGATGTCGCACGGCCAAATGATGGAGTGGCTGAAGTAATATTTGCGCAAACACCATTTTATGCTGAGATGGGTGGCCAAGTGGCTGATACAGGGTTAGTGATTGACAATCATGGTGAGACAATTGGAACCGTAGTTGACGTCCAACATGCACCAAACGGCCAGAATCTCCATTCAATTAAATTGACAAGCACGTTAAAAAAAGGTGCGCGCTACCAGTTGATCGTTGATCGTAGTCGTCATTTGAAAATCGAAAAAAATCATACAGCTACCCATATACTTGATCAAGCACTGCGAAATATTTTAGGTGGTCATACACAGCAAGCTGGTTCCTTGGTTGAAGCAAATTATTTACGCTTTGACTTTAATCACTTTGGTTCAGTAACAAAGGATGATTTGAATAAAGTAGAACAAATGGTGAATGAACAGATTTGGCGTGAAATTCCTATTAAAACGGTTGAAACTGACCTAGAATCTGCTAAGGATATGGGCGCAATTGCCTTATTTAGTGAAAAATATGGGGATGTTGTCCGAGTGGTTAAAATTGGCGATTTCAATACTGAATTTTGTGGTGGTGACCACGTCAAGAATACGAATGAGATTGGATTATTCAAGATTGTCTCAGAAGCAGGGGTTGGTGCTGGAGTTCGACGCATTGAGGCTGTAACTGCCAGTGATGCCTACCAATTATTGAACCAGCGTGAAGAATTATTAACACAAACTGCTGCTATTTTGAAGGCGCCGCAAATTAAAGAGGTGCCGCATAAAGTTGAAGGATTGCAAGATGAACTAAAACAGCTTCAACGTCAAAATGATAGTTTGCAGGCCAAAATTGCTGCACAGCAAGCCCAAGATGTGTTTAGCAATGTTCAAAAAACTAGCAAAGGTACTTTGATTGCTGAACAAGTCCAAGTAGCTGGGATGGACCAAATGCGGCAGTTAGCTGATTCATGGCGTGCTAAGCAATTATCTGATGTTTTAGTGTTGGCCACAGCAAATGATGATAAGGTTAATATGTTAGTTGCAGTTAGTGATGACAAAATTAAGGCCGGGGTTAAGGCTGGTGATATCATCAAGGCAATTGCTCCTGCTGTTGGTGGTGGCGGTGGCGGACGGCCTAACCTGGCTCAGGCTGGCGGTAAAAAACCAGCCGGAATTGGACAGGCTTTGAAATTAGCTGGTCAATTTTTGAACGAGTAA
- the dinB gene encoding DNA polymerase IV codes for MAEFMQQPLQVDASRKIIHIDMDAFYASIEMRDHPQWRDKPLVIAKDPRKTGGHGVVATANYVARSAGIHSAMAAQKALELSPKAVFKTPDFTLYREVSAQIHAIFHEYTDKIEPIAFDEAYLDVTENKLKITSAVQLAHQLQSEIFEKTHLTCSTGISYNKFLAKLASDYRKPAGVTIVRPADVHDFLMKLPIEKFRGVGKKTVPKMHDLGIQTGQELFDLSENKLMQYFGKLGYILFRRVRGIDDRPVEYQRTRKSIGKERTYNQLLVSDTEVTTQLKMLSQLVADSLKKQQKHGKTVVVKIRYQDFTTITKRATQVDFVENSAEAIYFIANQIVEELPATTKPIRLLGITMTNLDPLMFENITLPLFK; via the coding sequence ATGGCGGAATTTATGCAACAGCCACTCCAGGTTGATGCGTCAAGAAAAATTATTCATATTGATATGGATGCGTTTTATGCTTCCATAGAAATGCGTGATCATCCACAGTGGCGCGATAAGCCGTTAGTAATTGCAAAGGATCCACGTAAAACTGGCGGACATGGAGTTGTTGCAACCGCAAATTACGTGGCCAGAAGTGCGGGAATCCATTCTGCTATGGCCGCGCAAAAAGCATTGGAATTGTCACCTAAAGCGGTTTTTAAAACGCCAGATTTTACTCTTTATCGTGAAGTGTCAGCACAGATACATGCTATTTTCCATGAATACACTGATAAAATTGAACCAATTGCATTTGATGAGGCCTATCTGGATGTGACTGAAAATAAATTAAAAATTACAAGCGCGGTTCAATTAGCTCATCAGTTGCAATCGGAGATTTTTGAAAAAACGCATCTAACCTGTTCCACTGGAATTTCATATAATAAGTTTTTGGCTAAACTGGCTTCTGATTATCGTAAACCAGCAGGAGTAACCATTGTTCGACCGGCTGATGTGCATGACTTTTTAATGAAGTTACCGATTGAAAAATTTCGCGGGGTCGGCAAAAAGACGGTTCCCAAAATGCATGATTTGGGAATTCAAACTGGTCAGGAATTATTTGATTTAAGTGAAAATAAATTGATGCAATATTTTGGTAAATTGGGATACATTTTATTCAGACGAGTCCGTGGAATTGACGATCGACCGGTTGAATATCAACGAACTCGTAAATCAATTGGCAAAGAACGGACCTATAATCAGTTATTAGTGTCTGATACTGAAGTCACAACTCAGCTAAAAATGTTATCCCAATTAGTTGCCGATAGTTTAAAAAAACAGCAAAAGCATGGCAAAACGGTAGTAGTAAAAATTCGTTATCAGGATTTTACCACCATCACTAAGCGAGCTACACAAGTTGATTTTGTAGAAAATTCGGCAGAAGCAATTTATTTTATTGCCAATCAAATAGTGGAAGAGTTGCCAGCCACTACAAAACCAATTCGGTTATTAGGGATTACCATGACCAATTTAGACCCATTAATGTTTGAAAATATTACATTGCCATTGTTCAAATAA
- the yajC gene encoding preprotein translocase subunit YajC — protein MQGMSGILIIVVMVALMYFMMIRPQQRQRSKHQEMVSKLAKGDKVITIGRLHGVIDEVNNANKTVVLDCEGIFLTFDIAAIASVTPAETEAPASVEAPSSAAPESAAAKVEDQSAASEPESNAADSDSAK, from the coding sequence ATGCAAGGAATGTCTGGAATTTTAATTATTGTTGTAATGGTGGCTTTGATGTACTTCATGATGATTCGACCACAACAACGTCAACGTAGTAAACATCAAGAAATGGTTAGTAAATTAGCCAAGGGTGATAAAGTTATCACAATTGGCCGGTTACATGGTGTGATTGATGAAGTTAATAATGCAAATAAAACAGTTGTTTTGGATTGTGAAGGAATCTTCTTAACCTTTGATATCGCGGCAATTGCTAGTGTGACACCCGCAGAAACTGAAGCACCAGCGTCAGTTGAAGCACCATCATCAGCTGCTCCTGAAAGTGCAGCGGCAAAAGTTGAAGATCAATCAGCGGCTAGTGAACCAGAAAGTAACGCTGCAGATAGCGATTCAGCAAAATAA
- a CDS encoding DEAD/DEAH box helicase, giving the protein MADSFATFKLQPFLQAALKDLGFQAPTPVQEKIIPVIQAGRSVVGQSQTGSGKTHAFLLPIFNRIDATKDQVQVVITTPSRELAYQIYEASKQLVSFSSDEFRIHNYVGGTDKQRQIAQLKNHQPQIVIGTPGRIADLVSAGALDIHQAHEFVVDEADMTLDMGFLAQVDQIAGALPEELQMMVFSATIPEKLRPFLRKYMDNPVVEEIPVTSVISPTVDNWLLSTKSKSKNELIYHLLTIGEPYLVLVFANTKERVEEINHYLQTKDLKVAMIHGGIAPRERKRVMRQVHNLDFQFVVATDLAARGIDIEGVSMVINDGIPNDLEYFIHRVGRTGRNGMKGTAITLYEPGDDEKVTELEQMGIKFKPKEIKNNEIVDTYDRRRREKRKPKHDQLDSTMKGYVKKTKKKVKPGYKKKIKAAISEQDRQKRKLALRHDMRKARRDKKSSNR; this is encoded by the coding sequence ATGGCGGATTCATTTGCAACATTTAAGTTGCAACCATTTCTACAGGCCGCATTAAAAGACTTGGGATTTCAAGCACCAACCCCTGTTCAGGAAAAAATAATTCCGGTTATTCAAGCAGGACGGAGCGTAGTCGGACAGTCACAAACTGGAAGTGGTAAAACCCACGCGTTTTTGTTACCAATTTTTAATCGAATTGATGCAACTAAAGATCAGGTTCAAGTAGTTATAACCACGCCTAGTCGTGAATTAGCATATCAAATCTATGAAGCATCAAAACAATTAGTTTCATTTTCATCTGATGAATTTCGAATTCATAATTATGTTGGTGGGACGGACAAGCAACGGCAGATTGCTCAGTTGAAAAATCATCAGCCACAAATTGTTATTGGAACACCCGGGAGAATTGCTGATTTAGTTAGTGCTGGAGCGCTAGATATACACCAAGCACATGAATTTGTGGTTGATGAAGCCGATATGACGTTAGATATGGGCTTCTTGGCACAGGTTGATCAAATTGCTGGAGCATTACCGGAAGAACTTCAGATGATGGTTTTTTCGGCCACAATCCCAGAGAAATTGCGACCATTTTTACGTAAATATATGGATAATCCTGTTGTTGAAGAGATTCCAGTGACATCAGTCATTAGCCCAACCGTTGATAATTGGCTGCTTTCCACTAAAAGTAAGAGTAAAAATGAATTAATTTACCACTTGCTGACAATTGGTGAACCATACTTAGTGTTGGTTTTTGCAAATACTAAGGAACGCGTTGAAGAAATTAATCACTATTTGCAAACTAAAGACTTAAAGGTTGCCATGATCCATGGTGGCATCGCACCACGCGAACGAAAACGAGTGATGCGTCAAGTTCATAACCTTGATTTTCAATTTGTTGTTGCGACCGACCTAGCAGCTCGTGGAATTGATATTGAAGGAGTGTCAATGGTCATTAATGACGGCATTCCTAACGACTTAGAGTATTTTATTCATCGAGTAGGGCGAACCGGTCGTAATGGCATGAAGGGGACTGCAATCACGCTGTATGAACCTGGCGATGATGAAAAGGTTACAGAGCTAGAACAAATGGGAATTAAATTCAAGCCCAAAGAGATTAAGAACAACGAAATTGTTGATACTTATGATCGTCGTCGGCGAGAAAAACGCAAGCCCAAGCATGATCAGTTAGATAGCACGATGAAGGGTTACGTTAAAAAAACCAAGAAAAAGGTTAAGCCAGGTTATAAAAAGAAGATTAAGGCAGCTATTTCTGAACAAGATCGGCAAAAACGTAAATTGGCCTTACGTCATGATATGCGTAAAGCCCGTCGAGATAAGAAAAGTAGTAACCGTTGA
- the ruvB gene encoding Holliday junction branch migration DNA helicase RuvB — protein sequence MDDDQHLLSGETTDQQESVIETSLRPQRLNDYIGQTKIKHELTVYIQAAKARDESLDHVLLYGPPGLGKTTLAMVIANEMQVNIRTTSGPAIEKPGDLVALLNELEPGDVLFIDEIHRLPKIVEEMLYSAMEDFFVDIVVGQGPTAHPVHFPLPPFTLIGATTRAGLLSAPLRDRFGIVEHMDYYQVDELEQIVFRTASIFQTKIETKGAHELALRSRGTPRIANRLLKRVRDFAQVDGKESVDQAVVVSALNLLRVDNMGLDETDIKLLTTMVNFYQGGPVGLNTLAANIGEEAETIAEMYEPYLLQIGYINRTPRGRIVTPAAYQHLGINPPQTKGE from the coding sequence TTGGATGATGATCAACATTTATTATCGGGTGAAACCACAGACCAACAAGAAAGTGTGATCGAGACGTCGCTACGTCCGCAACGGCTAAACGATTACATTGGTCAAACTAAAATTAAACATGAGTTAACAGTGTACATTCAAGCAGCAAAGGCTCGGGATGAATCGCTAGACCACGTTTTGTTGTACGGGCCACCTGGCTTAGGAAAGACAACGCTGGCAATGGTGATTGCCAATGAGATGCAGGTTAATATTCGAACAACTAGTGGACCGGCAATTGAAAAGCCTGGCGATCTGGTTGCTTTGTTAAATGAACTTGAACCTGGCGACGTTTTATTTATTGATGAAATTCATCGCTTGCCCAAAATTGTTGAAGAAATGCTGTATTCGGCAATGGAGGATTTTTTCGTTGACATAGTGGTTGGACAAGGTCCGACTGCGCATCCGGTTCATTTTCCATTGCCCCCGTTTACATTAATTGGTGCAACCACTCGAGCGGGATTGCTGTCAGCACCATTGCGTGATCGTTTCGGGATTGTTGAACACATGGACTATTATCAGGTAGATGAACTTGAACAGATTGTCTTTCGAACGGCATCAATTTTTCAAACTAAAATTGAAACAAAGGGTGCCCATGAGTTAGCACTCCGTTCCCGCGGAACTCCTAGGATTGCGAACCGATTATTAAAGCGGGTTCGTGATTTTGCTCAGGTTGACGGAAAAGAGTCAGTGGATCAAGCGGTGGTGGTTTCCGCCCTTAACCTATTACGGGTAGATAATATGGGCCTAGACGAGACTGATATCAAGTTACTAACAACAATGGTTAATTTCTATCAGGGCGGACCAGTGGGCTTAAATACACTGGCAGCCAACATCGGTGAGGAAGCTGAAACGATTGCCGAAATGTATGAACCATATTTATTGCAAATTGGTTATATTAATCGAACACCCCGTGGCCGGATAGTTACTCCAGCTGCCTACCAGCATTTAGGGATCAATCCGCCACAAACTAAAGGAGAATAA
- the tgt gene encoding tRNA guanosine(34) transglycosylase Tgt, with product MEPAIKYRLIKKDKHTGARMGELITPHGTFPTPMFMPVGTQATVKSIAPDELDAMGAGVILANTYHLWLQPGEQIVEEAGGLHKFMNWDKGILTDSGGFQVFSLAKHRDIKEEGVTFRDPVSGSKMFLSPEKAMQIENALGPDIMMSFDECPPYFETYDYIKKSVERTSRWAQRGLEAHQNPDWQGLFGIVQGAGFKKLRQQSARDLVSMDFPGYSVGGLSVGESKEEMNRVLEFTTPLLPENKPRYLMGVGTADSLIDGVMRGIDMFDCVLPTRIARNGTCMTSHGRLVIKNAQYAHDFGPLDDECDCYVCRNYSRAYIRHLIHVNETFGIRLTSYHNLYFLIHLMQDLRQAIADDEVLEFREMVFEKYGFNQLNARNF from the coding sequence ATGGAACCAGCAATTAAATACCGGCTGATTAAAAAAGATAAACACACCGGTGCACGAATGGGTGAATTAATTACGCCACATGGAACTTTTCCGACCCCCATGTTTATGCCAGTGGGAACCCAAGCAACTGTTAAAAGTATTGCTCCTGATGAACTTGATGCGATGGGTGCTGGCGTTATTTTGGCAAATACCTATCATTTGTGGTTACAGCCAGGCGAACAAATAGTTGAAGAAGCTGGTGGATTACACAAGTTCATGAATTGGGATAAGGGAATTTTAACTGATTCTGGTGGCTTTCAGGTTTTCTCGTTGGCCAAACATCGTGACATTAAAGAAGAAGGAGTTACATTCCGAGATCCCGTCAGTGGTAGCAAAATGTTTTTGTCACCAGAAAAGGCGATGCAAATTGAAAATGCGCTAGGGCCAGATATCATGATGAGCTTTGATGAATGTCCTCCATATTTTGAAACATATGACTACATTAAAAAGTCAGTTGAACGGACTAGTCGGTGGGCTCAGCGTGGCTTAGAAGCACATCAAAATCCAGATTGGCAAGGTCTGTTTGGAATTGTGCAGGGGGCCGGATTTAAAAAATTACGGCAGCAAAGTGCCCGTGATTTAGTCAGTATGGATTTTCCTGGTTATTCAGTCGGTGGTTTATCGGTTGGGGAATCCAAGGAAGAGATGAATCGTGTGTTAGAGTTTACAACACCGCTGTTGCCTGAAAACAAACCACGCTATTTAATGGGAGTTGGAACGGCTGATTCATTAATTGATGGTGTTATGCGTGGAATTGACATGTTTGATTGTGTCTTACCCACCCGAATTGCCAGAAATGGAACTTGTATGACATCTCATGGTCGTTTAGTGATTAAAAATGCGCAGTATGCTCACGATTTTGGCCCACTAGATGATGAATGTGATTGTTATGTTTGTCGTAATTATAGTCGGGCATATATCCGTCATTTGATTCATGTGAACGAAACCTTTGGAATTCGGCTAACGAGTTATCACAATCTGTATTTCTTAATTCATCTAATGCAAGATTTACGTCAAGCAATTGCGGATGATGAAGTGTTAGAATTTCGTGAAATGGTGTTTGAAAAATATGGTTTTAATCAATTAAATGCACGAAATTTCTAA
- a CDS encoding IreB family regulatory phosphoprotein: MATDKTMFFDFGDKNQKDVKETLNTVYQALEEKGYNPINQIVGYLLSGDPAYIPRLNDARNLIRKHERDEIIEELVRSYLKTNEES; the protein is encoded by the coding sequence TTGGCAACAGATAAAACAATGTTTTTTGATTTTGGAGATAAGAATCAAAAGGATGTTAAGGAAACATTAAATACGGTTTACCAAGCACTCGAAGAGAAAGGTTACAATCCAATTAACCAGATTGTTGGTTATTTACTTTCCGGAGATCCAGCGTACATTCCACGTCTAAATGACGCTCGTAATTTAATTCGTAAACATGAACGTGATGAAATCATCGAGGAACTAGTACGCTCATATTTAAAAACAAACGAGGAATCGTAA
- a CDS encoding DHH family phosphoesterase, translating to MDVQSQIFEQIKKYQKIIIHRHQRPDPDAIGSQIGLADILRASFPYKEISAVGKQIKGFNWIGTMDEVDNDAFNDALVIVIDTANAPRIDDRRFDQGAQLIKIDHHPNDEPFGDIMWVSEPASSSSELVYDFYVQFKDELTLPKTAAHALLAGIIGDTGRYLYPATSPHTMRVAAGLMEAGADGAEIGQHENEISMPVARLSAYVYENLTVLDHGAAYLVLTNEILKTFNLGDSGTAGIVPIPGRLNAVVAWCIFVQQDDGTYRVRMRSKGPTINEIAKLHDGGGHPLASGAKAKDEQEVKEIIAQLDQATVDIAKGE from the coding sequence ATGGATGTACAGAGTCAAATTTTTGAACAAATAAAAAAATACCAAAAGATTATTATTCATCGACATCAACGCCCAGATCCTGATGCAATTGGTTCACAAATTGGGTTGGCTGATATCTTGAGAGCGTCTTTTCCATATAAAGAAATTTCTGCTGTTGGTAAGCAGATAAAGGGTTTCAATTGGATTGGAACGATGGATGAAGTTGATAATGATGCGTTTAACGATGCGTTAGTGATTGTCATTGATACAGCGAATGCTCCTAGAATTGATGATCGTCGGTTTGATCAGGGGGCCCAATTAATTAAAATTGATCACCATCCTAATGACGAGCCATTTGGGGATATTATGTGGGTTAGTGAACCAGCATCTAGTTCTTCAGAATTGGTCTATGATTTTTATGTTCAATTTAAGGATGAATTAACGCTGCCAAAGACTGCTGCACATGCTTTACTTGCTGGAATCATCGGTGATACCGGCCGCTATCTATATCCAGCTACATCTCCACATACAATGAGAGTTGCTGCTGGCCTAATGGAGGCTGGAGCTGATGGTGCTGAAATTGGCCAGCATGAAAACGAGATTTCTATGCCGGTTGCGCGCTTATCTGCTTACGTGTATGAGAATTTAACGGTCCTGGATCATGGCGCGGCCTACCTAGTATTAACTAATGAAATTTTGAAAACATTTAATCTTGGAGATTCTGGTACGGCAGGAATCGTACCTATCCCGGGGCGCCTAAATGCTGTTGTGGCATGGTGTATATTTGTGCAGCAAGATGATGGGACATATCGAGTTCGGATGAGATCAAAGGGACCAACAATTAATGAAATTGCTAAGTTGCACGATGGTGGTGGTCATCCACTAGCAAGTGGTGCCAAAGCAAAGGATGAACAAGAAGTCAAAGAAATCATTGCCCAGTTAGATCAGGCAACGGTAGACATAGCAAAAGGAGAATAA
- the ruvX gene encoding Holliday junction resolvase RuvX — protein MRIMGLDVGSRTVGVAISDPLGWTAQGLEIVRINEDQEEFGIDRIQELVKQYQIIGFVVGLPKNMNNSSGPRVDAAKNYGKLLKTTFDLPIEYQDERLTTVEASRMLIEEADASRRKQKQVIDKLAASLILQNYLDSHGKLTQEL, from the coding sequence ATGCGAATAATGGGTTTAGATGTAGGATCTAGAACCGTTGGAGTAGCTATTAGTGATCCATTAGGTTGGACTGCGCAAGGACTAGAGATTGTTAGAATCAACGAAGATCAAGAGGAGTTTGGGATTGATCGTATTCAAGAACTGGTTAAGCAGTATCAGATTATCGGATTTGTAGTTGGCTTACCTAAGAACATGAATAATAGTTCCGGTCCGCGGGTTGATGCTGCTAAAAACTATGGTAAATTGTTGAAAACGACGTTTGATTTACCGATTGAATATCAAGATGAACGACTAACAACGGTAGAAGCTTCGCGGATGCTAATTGAAGAAGCAGATGCTTCGCGTAGAAAGCAAAAGCAAGTGATTGATAAATTAGCTGCTAGTTTGATTTTACAAAATTATTTAGACAGTCATGGCAAG
- the queA gene encoding tRNA preQ1(34) S-adenosylmethionine ribosyltransferase-isomerase QueA — MSELTVDDFDYELPHELIAQTPIKERDESRLLILDHETGEMQDKHFYDILDQLNPGDAVVMNNSRVMPARIYGVKPETGGHVEVLLLHNTEGDVWETLVKPAKKFKVGVQITFGNGELTATITKELEHGGRMIEFHYDGIFMEVLEKLGEMPLPPYIKEKLDDPDRYQTVYAKENGSAAAPTAGLHWTKELLQKVQDKGVKLVYLTLHVGLGTFRPVDEKRIEDHVMHSEFYQLDEQSAQTLNEVRQHGGRIIATGTTSIRTLETIGSKFNGVLRADSGWTDIFIKPGYEWKVVDAFITNFHLPKSTLVMLVAAFTGRDKILNAYQHAIEEKYRFFSFGDAMFIK; from the coding sequence ATGTCTGAATTAACAGTTGATGATTTTGATTATGAATTACCCCATGAATTAATTGCGCAAACACCAATTAAAGAACGTGATGAATCTCGTTTGCTGATCCTAGATCACGAAACTGGTGAGATGCAGGATAAGCATTTTTATGATATTTTAGATCAGCTTAATCCTGGGGATGCAGTGGTTATGAATAATTCGCGGGTCATGCCAGCTCGAATTTATGGTGTTAAACCTGAAACTGGCGGTCATGTAGAAGTGTTGTTATTGCATAATACTGAAGGCGATGTTTGGGAAACGTTAGTTAAACCGGCTAAGAAGTTTAAAGTTGGCGTCCAAATTACATTTGGTAATGGTGAACTAACTGCCACGATAACAAAAGAGCTGGAACATGGTGGCCGAATGATCGAATTTCACTATGATGGCATTTTCATGGAAGTGTTAGAAAAGCTGGGTGAAATGCCTTTGCCACCATATATCAAAGAAAAATTGGATGATCCAGATCGCTATCAAACAGTGTACGCCAAAGAAAATGGTTCTGCCGCAGCGCCAACTGCTGGACTGCATTGGACTAAAGAGTTATTGCAAAAGGTACAAGATAAGGGTGTTAAATTAGTTTACTTAACGCTCCACGTTGGTTTAGGAACATTTCGACCAGTGGATGAAAAACGAATTGAAGATCATGTAATGCATAGTGAATTTTATCAATTAGACGAACAATCGGCCCAAACACTGAATGAAGTTCGACAACATGGTGGTCGAATTATTGCGACCGGAACGACATCTATTCGAACACTAGAAACAATTGGCAGTAAGTTTAACGGAGTTCTTAGGGCCGATTCTGGTTGGACCGATATTTTTATCAAACCTGGCTATGAATGGAAAGTTGTCGATGCATTTATCACTAATTTCCACTTACCAAAGTCAACGCTTGTAATGCTGGTAGCTGCCTTTACCGGTAGAGATAAAATTTTAAATGCATATCAGCATGCGATTGAAGAAAAATATCGTTTCTTTAGTTTTGGTGATGCGATGTTTATTAAATAA